Part of the Sulfurimonas denitrificans DSM 1251 genome is shown below.
TTTGTCTCTTAAAAATCTTTACAATAAACAGAACTACAACTCCGATAACTAAGCCAATCAACATGTCATTTAAAATTGCAGGGATTCCATCTATAAAGTAGTTATGAAAAAATTCTACTTTATGAGTTAAAATTCCACCACCAACTAAAATCATCGCAAATGTTCCAACAAAGCCCAATGTTTTTATAAGTTTTGGCATGGCATTTATAAGAAAAAGTCCACTTTTTTGATGCTCTTTATCTATGAGATAAAATCCGACATTATCCATTCTAACTATCATTGCAACAAGTCCATAAACACCAAAAGTAGCAATGAGTGCAACTATTATAGTAGAAGATACTTGCACCATAAATGGCTTTGTAGCGACCGCAGCAAGGGCGATTACTACAATCTCTATCGAGAGTATAAAGTCTGTTAAAATTGCTGATTTTATCTTTTGCTTTTCTATCTCTAAAATAGTCTCTGGCGTTGAGTTTAGTAGCTCTTCATTTTTCTCCTCACTAGCTTTATGAAATAGATACTCTTCAATCTTCTCAACGCCCTCATAAAGCAAGAAAAGCGCACCAAACACAAGTATAACTGTAATCAAAGTTGGAGCTATTGCTGTTAGTAAAAATGCAACTGGCAAGATAATAACTTTATTTTTCAGTGAACCTTTTGTTATCGCCCAAATAACCGCCAACTCTCTTGATTGCTCAAATCCTGTTGCCTTTTGAGCATTTACAGCCAAATCATCGCCAAGGATTGCCGCTGTTTTTTGAGTAGCAACTTTGCTAGCAACCGCCACATCATCAGCGAGCATTGCAATATCATCTAAAAGTAAAAAAATCCCCGATGCCATCTTTTGTGTTTTTCCTTGAGTTTTAAATTTTTACATCTTTTATATTTTGACTCTTTATTACCCATCTAAAATAGAGCGCACCAACTATAAACATAACGCCAATGAGCGATGTTATAAACTCTAAAGAGAAGCCTTTTGTAGCCAAAAATCCTATCATGTAAGATGTAAAAGCCGCCGATAGCAAAAATAACATGTCGTTATACGCAACAATTCGTCCATAGTATTTAGAGTCTATATTTTGTTGCAAAAGCGTATATGTATATGACCACAACGTTGTAGTAAAAAGCCCAACAAAAACACTAGCAACTAGTGACATGTAGAAATCCTTCATCAAATAAGCCCATAGCCAAATTGCCAAAGCTTGAAATAAAAAGAAGTAAGAGAATCTTTTATTATTTACCCATTTTGATAAAAGTATAGGTCCTATTACCAGACCAATTGCCCTTGAAGTGTGCATCATTCCAAGCGCCAAAGAGGTAGCAATTATAGAAGCATAATATTTATCTACCATCAAAGCAACCAAAGCATCAAAGGCAGTAAAACCTACAAAAGCATGAAGCATCATCAGATGCAGGGCACTTGGTGTTCGCTTAAGATATCTAAAAGTGTCATGCATCATCTCTATAAAACTCTCTTTGCTTTTTATAAACTCTATATCTATTTTTGTCTTATAGAGAATATAAAAGGCAACAACAAACATAAGTGCATCAAGAATAAATGCTACTTTTACTCCAAATAGATAGACAACAAAGCCGCTAAGTGCCATTCCTAAAGTGTAGGAGAATGACCAAATTATTGAGTGTATCTCATTAGCTT
Proteins encoded:
- a CDS encoding DUF808 domain-containing protein — translated: MASGIFLLLDDIAMLADDVAVASKVATQKTAAILGDDLAVNAQKATGFEQSRELAVIWAITKGSLKNKVIILPVAFLLTAIAPTLITVILVFGALFLLYEGVEKIEEYLFHKASEEKNEELLNSTPETILEIEKQKIKSAILTDFILSIEIVVIALAAVATKPFMVQVSSTIIVALIATFGVYGLVAMIVRMDNVGFYLIDKEHQKSGLFLINAMPKLIKTLGFVGTFAMILVGGGILTHKVEFFHNYFIDGIPAILNDMLIGLVIGVVVLFIVKIFKRQKN
- a CDS encoding MFS transporter, which produces MNEYIKLLQSQPTLKRLSIVQLIAYFGAWFSNVAIYTLLLKMDVSAEVIAFTAMLHFLSGIIQAPFSGSIIDSVKPKKLLLSLLVFEIFTTLFLVFVNNISDLWLLYMLVFLKMSAASFYFTTEMSLLPKILDGKKLQKANEIHSIIWSFSYTLGMALSGFVVYLFGVKVAFILDALMFVVAFYILYKTKIDIEFIKSKESFIEMMHDTFRYLKRTPSALHLMMLHAFVGFTAFDALVALMVDKYYASIIATSLALGMMHTSRAIGLVIGPILLSKWVNNKRFSYFFLFQALAIWLWAYLMKDFYMSLVASVFVGLFTTTLWSYTYTLLQQNIDSKYYGRIVAYNDMLFLLSAAFTSYMIGFLATKGFSLEFITSLIGVMFIVGALYFRWVIKSQNIKDVKI